A window of the Candidatus Microthrix parvicella Bio17-1 genome harbors these coding sequences:
- a CDS encoding RidA family protein has translation MTRRPITSPTASAVGPYSHGIEANGIVYCSGQTPVDPATGSLVVGDVAKRTGQCFDNLFGVLEAAGLGPEHVVKVNVFLTDMDDFDAMNRVYAARFAEPFPARSTIGVASLPLGSNIEIELIAQRG, from the coding sequence ATGACCCGCCGACCCATCACCAGCCCCACCGCCTCCGCCGTCGGCCCCTACAGCCACGGCATCGAGGCCAACGGCATCGTCTACTGCTCTGGGCAGACACCGGTGGATCCAGCCACCGGTTCGCTCGTCGTCGGTGACGTCGCCAAACGAACCGGGCAGTGTTTCGACAACCTGTTCGGAGTGCTTGAAGCGGCCGGTCTTGGCCCCGAGCACGTAGTGAAGGTCAACGTGTTCCTTACCGACATGGACGACTTCGATGCGATGAACCGTGTGTATGCCGCCCGTTTCGCAGAGCCGTTTCCGGCGCGCAGCACCATTGGCGTGGCATCGCTGCCGCTCGGCTCCAACATCGAGATCGAGCTGATCGCTCAGCGGGGCTGA